The following are encoded together in the Gasterosteus aculeatus chromosome 7, fGasAcu3.hap1.1, whole genome shotgun sequence genome:
- the robo4 gene encoding roundabout homolog 4 isoform X1 yields the protein MRVGAWLLWVSWFFTWTEFSQRYECHDACPTESGLDGRSKSRVKEHVLHGVGHKHTPHRSRLYRKKGSRVHAQETAPRIVHHPADVVVKVGNPATLSCRVDGSPVPTIEWLRNGQPLETAQGEEQLQPIVLSEGSIFFLSVGGGRRGQSHEGVYTCVARSRAGMATSRNATLYIAVLQEEFTLQPSDVEVAEGEMAVLNCGPPMGQPEPNVIWKKNGFPINNTDHHYKALNETLIIAPAEKNYSGAYVCVASNPGGVRESRAARLSVLAKPLLVLKPQNVSVQMGESAQFYCEAKGDPPPAVVWSREQGLLPNGRYLVNPDHTLQIHYVTAQDAGGYTCTAVNDAGVASGSAQLLVEEPSSKQRDLHKELSALRIALDNVTIMAPGSNISQVQWKLQPPPAQPHYLDGFEVLYRSLLPASSDWTAKTVSLPSFQTPVGPLKRGYMYEFKVRPYGSSLYGRESNTRHLRVPETVPSASPLAVSITVSHEQNNTIYLSWGPPPHETHNGIIQGYQVFCVESEGQRYQNWTVNSSQHNLKISTLIPGRRYWITIAAVNGAGVGMLSDPHGFVINPQMGNPPASDGQNRDLSQVVALLKDPVLIGIIGVLLCCVLMVAAVYLFRRHGRTGSLIPARGRDKGLRRLASEDLIIKHRMAAPDSPWISGGWRPAFNQKYQDLWAHDQKHPGLRGPSLPAPYKEGSRVDSAVPIVTDSCGVYGTFYVDLMASGLKTFNSPGCRPKMPHSLPHHQGAETIQIFPQPVAKTPPLSSREALPWKQGIRPQPKMGVLRETWEKSHSKQELHAVNSVPIVPTRNRACPSALYKQRLSHVPSGRLECDQVTGCPRLLHYSASLHLVDMLPPPPPMPMDDTVDTYSVTSDEGSSWSTKLTGDMGSLQSVSVASGHRWQPQATDHSCPSCTHCSSTSYSTSGDGERGGTLTPKDAAQYLELCPRPERCSTCIHLIMPPPSISSALPEQHPSPPHSFSPTLGYTCGPVRSARADGDSAIAECEYLPIGLRHARLRSTPSSCYSEWDSSAWHTWSSVTDSNMASARTSLISSADSCYTDDSAHLARLLAAAAETMSAASLSDFSPPASPLSALYPAFFGEGTQLGELDPCPAWDWSSAWVEAMEARCRAHRPGSNSRPFDAKGTRQAFHTTYLDQGDSFPSQE from the exons ATGCGGGTTGGTGCATGGCTTCTCTGGGTGTCCTGGTTCTTCACCTGGACAGAGTTCTCACAGAGGTACGAGTGCCATGACGCATGTCCAACAGAGTCAGGGCTGGACGGGAGGTCAAAGAGCCGGGTCAAGGAGCATGTTTTACACGGTGTGGGACACAAGCACACACCACACCGGAGCAGGCTTTACCGCAAAAAAG GCTCCAGAGTTCATGCACAGGAGACAGCCCCCCGCATTGTGCACCACCCGGCAGACGTGGTGGTGAAGGTGGGGAATCCCGCCACGCTCTCCTGCCGGGTGGACGGCAGCCCCGTGCCGACCATCGAGTGGCTGCGTAACGGCCAGCCTCTGGAGACGGCCCAGGGGGAGGAACAGCTGCAGCCCATCGTCTTATCAGAGGGGAGCATCTTCTTCCTgagcgtgggggggggcaggcggggTCAGTCGCACGAGGGTGTCTACACCTGCGTAGCCAGGAGCAGGGCAGGCATGGCCACCAGCCGCAATGCTACGCTGTACATCGCAG tgctgcaggaggagttCACTTTGCAGCCCAGTGACGTGGAGGTAGCAGAAGGGGAGATGGCGGTCTTAAACTGCGGCCCCCCAATGGGACAGCCTGAACCGAATGTCATCTGGAAGAAAAATGGCTTTCCCATCAACAACACTGACCACCACTACAAA GCGCTGAATGAGACGCTCATCATCGCTCCTGCAGAGAAGAACTACTCTGGTGCTTATGTGTGCGTGGCCAGCAACCCCGGGGGAGTGAGGGAGAGCAGGGCGGCGCGCCTCTCCGTGCTGG CCAAGCCGCTGTTGGTGCTGAAGCCGCAAAATGTGTCTGTGCAAATGGGGGAGTCGGCCCAGTTTTACTGCGAGGCTAAAGGTGACCCCCCGCCTGCTGTGGTCTGGAGCAGAGAGCAGGGGCTACTGCCCAACGGCAG ATATCTTGTAAACCCAGACCACACCCTCCAGATCCACTACGTGACGGCCCAGGATGCTGGGGGGTACACCTGCACTGCTGTCAATGATGCCGGTGTGGCCAGTGGCAGCGCACAGCTTCTAGTTGAAG AGCCCAGCAGTAAACAGAGAGACCTGCACAAAGAGTTGTCAGCCCTACGAATTGCTCTGGACAACGTGACCATCATGGCCCCCGGGTCTAACATATCGCAAGTACAATGGAAG ctccagccccccccggccCAGCCCCACTACCTCGACGGCTTTGAGGTGCTCTATCGCTCTCTGCTGCCCGCCAGCTCCGACTGGACAGCCAAGACGGTGTCCTTGCCCAGCTTCCAGACTCCGGTGGGCCCCTTAAAGAGAGGCTACATGTACGAGTTCAAAGTGCGTCCCTATGGCAGTAGCTTGTATGGGAGGGAGAGCAACACCCGGCACCTCAGAGTCCCTGAAACAG TGCCCAGTGCCTCTCCACTGGCTGTGTCCATAACAGTGAGCCACGAGCAGAATAACACCATCTATTTGAGCTGGGGGCCTCCGCCTCATGAAACCCACAACGGCATCATACAGGGATACCAG GTGTTCTGTGTGGAGTCCGAGGGGCAGCGGTACCAAAACTGGACCGTGAACAGCAGCCAACACAATCTCAAAATATCCACCCTCATACCCGGGCGACGCTATTGGATCACCATAGCCGCTGTCAACGGGGCCGGAGTGGGAATGCTGAGCGACCCTCATGGATTTGTGATCA ACCCACAAATGGGCAACCCCCCCGCATCAGACGGCCAAAATCGGGATCTGTCCCAGGTCGTGGCCCTGCTTAAGGACCCGGTGTTGATCGGCATCATTGGCGTCCTCTTGTGTTGCGTTTTGATGGTTGCGGCTGTCTACCTCTTCAGACGCCACGGCAGGACAGGCTCCCTGATACCAGCACGGGGCAGGGATAAAG gtttgcGCAGACTAGCCAGTGAAGATCTCATCATAAAACACAG GATGGCTGCTCCAGACTCCCCCTGGATCTCTGGAGGCTGGAGACCTGCCTTCAACCAGAAGTATCAGGACCTATGGGCCCACGATCAGAAACATCCAGGACTCAGAGGCCCCA GCCTCCCGGCCCCCTACAAGGAAGGCAGCCGCGTGGACTCGGCCGTGCCCATTGTGACCGACAGCTGCGGCGTTTACGGCACTTTCTATGTGGACTTGATGGCCAGCGGCCTAAAGACCTTCAACAGCCCTGGTTGTCGCCCCAAGATGCCCCATAGTCTACCTCATCACCAAGGAGCAGAGACCATCCAAATATTCCCCCAGCCTGTTGCTAAGACCCCGCCCCTCAGCAGCCGAGAGGCGCTGCCATGGAAACAGGGCATACGGCCCCAGCCCAAGATGGGCGTGCTCAGGGAGACGTGGGAGAAAAGCCATAGCAAGCAAG AGCTGCATGCAGTGAACAGCGTGCCCATAGTGCCAACCAGGAACCGGGCTTGTCCATCCGCACTCTACAAACAGAGACTCAGTCACGTACCATCAGGCCGGCTCG AGTGCGATCAAGTCACCGGCTGCCCTCGCCTGCTGCATTACTCTGCATCGTTACACCTAGTGGacatgctgccccccccaccaccaatgCCCATGGACGACACCGTGGACACATACAGCGTCACCTCAGATGAAGg CTCCAGTTGGTCTACAAAGCTCACAGGGGACATGGGCTCTCTCCAGTCAGTGTCTGTCGCGTCAGGTCACCGTTGGCAACCACAAGCCACCGACCACAGCTGCCCCTCCTGCACTCACTGCTCTTCTACGTCGTACTCCACGTCAGGGGACGGAGAAAGGGGGGGCACGCTGACGCCAAAGGATGCCGCCCAGTATCTGGAGCTTTGCCCGAGACCTGAGAGATGCAG CACATGCATTCATCTGATCATGCCACCTCCGTCTATCAGCAGCGCGCTGCCTGAGCAGCACCCCTCCCCGCCCCACTCCTTCTCCCCCACCCTGGGCTACACGTGTGGCCCAGTACGCTCTGCTCGGGCGGATGGTGACTCTGCCATCGCTGAGTGCGAGTACCTGCCAATCGGCCTGAGACACGCCCGCCTCCGGAGCACACCCTCCTCCTGCTACAGCGAATGGGACAGCTCGGCGTGGCACACCTGGAGCTCCGTCACAGACAGCAACATGGCCAGCGCTCGCACCAGCCTCATCAGCTCCGCGGACAGCTGCTACACCGACGACAGCGCACACCTAGCACGCCTGCTGGCCGCAGCGGCGGAGACCATGAGTGCAGCCTCTCTGTCAG ACTTCTCTCCGCCTGCCTCCCCCCTCAGCGCCCTGTATCCGGCCTTCTTTGGGGAGGGCACGCAGCTGGGCGAGCTGGATCCGTGTCCTGCGTGGGACTGGAGCTCGGCCTGGGTGGAGGCGATGGAGGCTCGGTGCAGGGCCCACCGTCCTGGCAGCAACAGCAGACCCTTCGACGCTAAGGGGACGAGACAAGCGTTTCACACAACTTATTTAGATCAAGGAGATTCATTTCCCAGTCAAGAATAG
- the robo4 gene encoding roundabout homolog 4 isoform X3 encodes MRVGAWLLWVSWFFTWTEFSQRYECHDACPTESGLDGRSKSRVKEHVLHGVGHKHTPHRSRLYRKKGSRVHAQETAPRIVHHPADVVVKVGNPATLSCRVDGSPVPTIEWLRNGQPLETAQGEEQLQPIVLSEGSIFFLSVGGGRRGQSHEGVYTCVARSRAGMATSRNATLYIAVLQEEFTLQPSDVEVAEGEMAVLNCGPPMGQPEPNVIWKKNGFPINNTDHHYKALNETLIIAPAEKNYSGAYVCVASNPGGVRESRAARLSVLAKPLLVLKPQNVSVQMGESAQFYCEAKGDPPPAVVWSREQGLLPNGRYLVNPDHTLQIHYVTAQDAGGYTCTAVNDAGVASGSAQLLVEEPSSKQRDLHKELSALRIALDNVTIMAPGSNISQVQWKLQPPPAQPHYLDGFEVLYRSLLPASSDWTAKTVSLPSFQTPVGPLKRGYMYEFKVRPYGSSLYGRESNTRHLRVPETVPSASPLAVSITVSHEQNNTIYLSWGPPPHETHNGIIQGYQVFCVESEGQRYQNWTVNSSQHNLKISTLIPGRRYWITIAAVNGAGVGMLSDPHGFVINPQMGNPPASDGQNRDLSQVVALLKDPVLIGIIGVLLCCVLMVAAVYLFRRHGRTGSLIPARGRDKGLRRLASEDLIIKHRMAAPDSPWISGGWRPAFNQKYQDLWAHDQKHPGLRGPSLPAPYKEGSRVDSAVPIVTDSCGVYGTFYVDLMASGLKTFNSPGCRPKMPHSLPHHQGAETIQIFPQPVAKTPPLSSREALPWKQGIRPQPKMGVLRETWEKSHSKQELHAVNSVPIVPTRNRACPSALYKQRLSHVPSGRLECDQVTGCPRLLHYSASLHLVDMLPPPPPMPMDDTVDTYSVTSDEGSSWSTKLTGDMGSLQSVSVASGHRWQPQATDHSCPSCTHCSSTSYSTSGDGERGGTLTPKDAAQYLELCPRPERCSALPEQHPSPPHSFSPTLGYTCGPVRSARADGDSAIAECEYLPIGLRHARLRSTPSSCYSEWDSSAWHTWSSVTDSNMASARTSLISSADSCYTDDSAHLARLLAAAAETMSAASLSDFSPPASPLSALYPAFFGEGTQLGELDPCPAWDWSSAWVEAMEARCRAHRPGSNSRPFDAKGTRQAFHTTYLDQGDSFPSQE; translated from the exons ATGCGGGTTGGTGCATGGCTTCTCTGGGTGTCCTGGTTCTTCACCTGGACAGAGTTCTCACAGAGGTACGAGTGCCATGACGCATGTCCAACAGAGTCAGGGCTGGACGGGAGGTCAAAGAGCCGGGTCAAGGAGCATGTTTTACACGGTGTGGGACACAAGCACACACCACACCGGAGCAGGCTTTACCGCAAAAAAG GCTCCAGAGTTCATGCACAGGAGACAGCCCCCCGCATTGTGCACCACCCGGCAGACGTGGTGGTGAAGGTGGGGAATCCCGCCACGCTCTCCTGCCGGGTGGACGGCAGCCCCGTGCCGACCATCGAGTGGCTGCGTAACGGCCAGCCTCTGGAGACGGCCCAGGGGGAGGAACAGCTGCAGCCCATCGTCTTATCAGAGGGGAGCATCTTCTTCCTgagcgtgggggggggcaggcggggTCAGTCGCACGAGGGTGTCTACACCTGCGTAGCCAGGAGCAGGGCAGGCATGGCCACCAGCCGCAATGCTACGCTGTACATCGCAG tgctgcaggaggagttCACTTTGCAGCCCAGTGACGTGGAGGTAGCAGAAGGGGAGATGGCGGTCTTAAACTGCGGCCCCCCAATGGGACAGCCTGAACCGAATGTCATCTGGAAGAAAAATGGCTTTCCCATCAACAACACTGACCACCACTACAAA GCGCTGAATGAGACGCTCATCATCGCTCCTGCAGAGAAGAACTACTCTGGTGCTTATGTGTGCGTGGCCAGCAACCCCGGGGGAGTGAGGGAGAGCAGGGCGGCGCGCCTCTCCGTGCTGG CCAAGCCGCTGTTGGTGCTGAAGCCGCAAAATGTGTCTGTGCAAATGGGGGAGTCGGCCCAGTTTTACTGCGAGGCTAAAGGTGACCCCCCGCCTGCTGTGGTCTGGAGCAGAGAGCAGGGGCTACTGCCCAACGGCAG ATATCTTGTAAACCCAGACCACACCCTCCAGATCCACTACGTGACGGCCCAGGATGCTGGGGGGTACACCTGCACTGCTGTCAATGATGCCGGTGTGGCCAGTGGCAGCGCACAGCTTCTAGTTGAAG AGCCCAGCAGTAAACAGAGAGACCTGCACAAAGAGTTGTCAGCCCTACGAATTGCTCTGGACAACGTGACCATCATGGCCCCCGGGTCTAACATATCGCAAGTACAATGGAAG ctccagccccccccggccCAGCCCCACTACCTCGACGGCTTTGAGGTGCTCTATCGCTCTCTGCTGCCCGCCAGCTCCGACTGGACAGCCAAGACGGTGTCCTTGCCCAGCTTCCAGACTCCGGTGGGCCCCTTAAAGAGAGGCTACATGTACGAGTTCAAAGTGCGTCCCTATGGCAGTAGCTTGTATGGGAGGGAGAGCAACACCCGGCACCTCAGAGTCCCTGAAACAG TGCCCAGTGCCTCTCCACTGGCTGTGTCCATAACAGTGAGCCACGAGCAGAATAACACCATCTATTTGAGCTGGGGGCCTCCGCCTCATGAAACCCACAACGGCATCATACAGGGATACCAG GTGTTCTGTGTGGAGTCCGAGGGGCAGCGGTACCAAAACTGGACCGTGAACAGCAGCCAACACAATCTCAAAATATCCACCCTCATACCCGGGCGACGCTATTGGATCACCATAGCCGCTGTCAACGGGGCCGGAGTGGGAATGCTGAGCGACCCTCATGGATTTGTGATCA ACCCACAAATGGGCAACCCCCCCGCATCAGACGGCCAAAATCGGGATCTGTCCCAGGTCGTGGCCCTGCTTAAGGACCCGGTGTTGATCGGCATCATTGGCGTCCTCTTGTGTTGCGTTTTGATGGTTGCGGCTGTCTACCTCTTCAGACGCCACGGCAGGACAGGCTCCCTGATACCAGCACGGGGCAGGGATAAAG gtttgcGCAGACTAGCCAGTGAAGATCTCATCATAAAACACAG GATGGCTGCTCCAGACTCCCCCTGGATCTCTGGAGGCTGGAGACCTGCCTTCAACCAGAAGTATCAGGACCTATGGGCCCACGATCAGAAACATCCAGGACTCAGAGGCCCCA GCCTCCCGGCCCCCTACAAGGAAGGCAGCCGCGTGGACTCGGCCGTGCCCATTGTGACCGACAGCTGCGGCGTTTACGGCACTTTCTATGTGGACTTGATGGCCAGCGGCCTAAAGACCTTCAACAGCCCTGGTTGTCGCCCCAAGATGCCCCATAGTCTACCTCATCACCAAGGAGCAGAGACCATCCAAATATTCCCCCAGCCTGTTGCTAAGACCCCGCCCCTCAGCAGCCGAGAGGCGCTGCCATGGAAACAGGGCATACGGCCCCAGCCCAAGATGGGCGTGCTCAGGGAGACGTGGGAGAAAAGCCATAGCAAGCAAG AGCTGCATGCAGTGAACAGCGTGCCCATAGTGCCAACCAGGAACCGGGCTTGTCCATCCGCACTCTACAAACAGAGACTCAGTCACGTACCATCAGGCCGGCTCG AGTGCGATCAAGTCACCGGCTGCCCTCGCCTGCTGCATTACTCTGCATCGTTACACCTAGTGGacatgctgccccccccaccaccaatgCCCATGGACGACACCGTGGACACATACAGCGTCACCTCAGATGAAGg CTCCAGTTGGTCTACAAAGCTCACAGGGGACATGGGCTCTCTCCAGTCAGTGTCTGTCGCGTCAGGTCACCGTTGGCAACCACAAGCCACCGACCACAGCTGCCCCTCCTGCACTCACTGCTCTTCTACGTCGTACTCCACGTCAGGGGACGGAGAAAGGGGGGGCACGCTGACGCCAAAGGATGCCGCCCAGTATCTGGAGCTTTGCCCGAGACCTGAGAGATGCAG CGCGCTGCCTGAGCAGCACCCCTCCCCGCCCCACTCCTTCTCCCCCACCCTGGGCTACACGTGTGGCCCAGTACGCTCTGCTCGGGCGGATGGTGACTCTGCCATCGCTGAGTGCGAGTACCTGCCAATCGGCCTGAGACACGCCCGCCTCCGGAGCACACCCTCCTCCTGCTACAGCGAATGGGACAGCTCGGCGTGGCACACCTGGAGCTCCGTCACAGACAGCAACATGGCCAGCGCTCGCACCAGCCTCATCAGCTCCGCGGACAGCTGCTACACCGACGACAGCGCACACCTAGCACGCCTGCTGGCCGCAGCGGCGGAGACCATGAGTGCAGCCTCTCTGTCAG ACTTCTCTCCGCCTGCCTCCCCCCTCAGCGCCCTGTATCCGGCCTTCTTTGGGGAGGGCACGCAGCTGGGCGAGCTGGATCCGTGTCCTGCGTGGGACTGGAGCTCGGCCTGGGTGGAGGCGATGGAGGCTCGGTGCAGGGCCCACCGTCCTGGCAGCAACAGCAGACCCTTCGACGCTAAGGGGACGAGACAAGCGTTTCACACAACTTATTTAGATCAAGGAGATTCATTTCCCAGTCAAGAATAG
- the robo4 gene encoding roundabout homolog 4 isoform X2: MRVGAWLLWVSWFFTWTEFSQRYECHDACPTESGLDGRSKSRVKEHVLHGVGHKHTPHRSRLYRKKGSRVHAQETAPRIVHHPADVVVKVGNPATLSCRVDGSPVPTIEWLRNGQPLETAQGEEQLQPIVLSEGSIFFLSVGGGRRGQSHEGVYTCVARSRAGMATSRNATLYIAVLQEEFTLQPSDVEVAEGEMAVLNCGPPMGQPEPNVIWKKNGFPINNTDHHYKALNETLIIAPAEKNYSGAYVCVASNPGGVRESRAARLSVLAKPLLVLKPQNVSVQMGESAQFYCEAKGDPPPAVVWSREQGLLPNGRYLVNPDHTLQIHYVTAQDAGGYTCTAVNDAGVASGSAQLLVEEPSSKQRDLHKELSALRIALDNVTIMAPGSNISQVQWKLQPPPAQPHYLDGFEVLYRSLLPASSDWTAKTVSLPSFQTPVGPLKRGYMYEFKVRPYGSSLYGRESNTRHLRVPETVPSASPLAVSITVSHEQNNTIYLSWGPPPHETHNGIIQGYQVFCVESEGQRYQNWTVNSSQHNLKISTLIPGRRYWITIAAVNGAGVGMLSDPHGFVINPQMGNPPASDGQNRDLSQVVALLKDPVLIGIIGVLLCCVLMVAAVYLFRRHGRTGSLIPARGRDKGLRRLASEDLIIKHRMAAPDSPWISGGWRPAFNQKYQDLWAHDQKHPGLRGPSLPAPYKEGSRVDSAVPIVTDSCGVYGTFYVDLMASGLKTFNSPGCRPKMPHSLPHHQGAETIQIFPQPVAKTPPLSSREALPWKQGIRPQPKMGVLRETWEKSHSKQELHAVNSVPIVPTRNRACPSALYKQRLSHVPSGRLECDQVTGCPRLLHYSASLHLVDMLPPPPPMPMDDTVDTYSVTSDEGSSWSTKLTGDMGSLQSVSVASGHRWQPQATDHSCPSCTHCSSTSYSTSGDGERGGTLTPKDAAQYLELCPRPERCSSALPEQHPSPPHSFSPTLGYTCGPVRSARADGDSAIAECEYLPIGLRHARLRSTPSSCYSEWDSSAWHTWSSVTDSNMASARTSLISSADSCYTDDSAHLARLLAAAAETMSAASLSDFSPPASPLSALYPAFFGEGTQLGELDPCPAWDWSSAWVEAMEARCRAHRPGSNSRPFDAKGTRQAFHTTYLDQGDSFPSQE; encoded by the exons ATGCGGGTTGGTGCATGGCTTCTCTGGGTGTCCTGGTTCTTCACCTGGACAGAGTTCTCACAGAGGTACGAGTGCCATGACGCATGTCCAACAGAGTCAGGGCTGGACGGGAGGTCAAAGAGCCGGGTCAAGGAGCATGTTTTACACGGTGTGGGACACAAGCACACACCACACCGGAGCAGGCTTTACCGCAAAAAAG GCTCCAGAGTTCATGCACAGGAGACAGCCCCCCGCATTGTGCACCACCCGGCAGACGTGGTGGTGAAGGTGGGGAATCCCGCCACGCTCTCCTGCCGGGTGGACGGCAGCCCCGTGCCGACCATCGAGTGGCTGCGTAACGGCCAGCCTCTGGAGACGGCCCAGGGGGAGGAACAGCTGCAGCCCATCGTCTTATCAGAGGGGAGCATCTTCTTCCTgagcgtgggggggggcaggcggggTCAGTCGCACGAGGGTGTCTACACCTGCGTAGCCAGGAGCAGGGCAGGCATGGCCACCAGCCGCAATGCTACGCTGTACATCGCAG tgctgcaggaggagttCACTTTGCAGCCCAGTGACGTGGAGGTAGCAGAAGGGGAGATGGCGGTCTTAAACTGCGGCCCCCCAATGGGACAGCCTGAACCGAATGTCATCTGGAAGAAAAATGGCTTTCCCATCAACAACACTGACCACCACTACAAA GCGCTGAATGAGACGCTCATCATCGCTCCTGCAGAGAAGAACTACTCTGGTGCTTATGTGTGCGTGGCCAGCAACCCCGGGGGAGTGAGGGAGAGCAGGGCGGCGCGCCTCTCCGTGCTGG CCAAGCCGCTGTTGGTGCTGAAGCCGCAAAATGTGTCTGTGCAAATGGGGGAGTCGGCCCAGTTTTACTGCGAGGCTAAAGGTGACCCCCCGCCTGCTGTGGTCTGGAGCAGAGAGCAGGGGCTACTGCCCAACGGCAG ATATCTTGTAAACCCAGACCACACCCTCCAGATCCACTACGTGACGGCCCAGGATGCTGGGGGGTACACCTGCACTGCTGTCAATGATGCCGGTGTGGCCAGTGGCAGCGCACAGCTTCTAGTTGAAG AGCCCAGCAGTAAACAGAGAGACCTGCACAAAGAGTTGTCAGCCCTACGAATTGCTCTGGACAACGTGACCATCATGGCCCCCGGGTCTAACATATCGCAAGTACAATGGAAG ctccagccccccccggccCAGCCCCACTACCTCGACGGCTTTGAGGTGCTCTATCGCTCTCTGCTGCCCGCCAGCTCCGACTGGACAGCCAAGACGGTGTCCTTGCCCAGCTTCCAGACTCCGGTGGGCCCCTTAAAGAGAGGCTACATGTACGAGTTCAAAGTGCGTCCCTATGGCAGTAGCTTGTATGGGAGGGAGAGCAACACCCGGCACCTCAGAGTCCCTGAAACAG TGCCCAGTGCCTCTCCACTGGCTGTGTCCATAACAGTGAGCCACGAGCAGAATAACACCATCTATTTGAGCTGGGGGCCTCCGCCTCATGAAACCCACAACGGCATCATACAGGGATACCAG GTGTTCTGTGTGGAGTCCGAGGGGCAGCGGTACCAAAACTGGACCGTGAACAGCAGCCAACACAATCTCAAAATATCCACCCTCATACCCGGGCGACGCTATTGGATCACCATAGCCGCTGTCAACGGGGCCGGAGTGGGAATGCTGAGCGACCCTCATGGATTTGTGATCA ACCCACAAATGGGCAACCCCCCCGCATCAGACGGCCAAAATCGGGATCTGTCCCAGGTCGTGGCCCTGCTTAAGGACCCGGTGTTGATCGGCATCATTGGCGTCCTCTTGTGTTGCGTTTTGATGGTTGCGGCTGTCTACCTCTTCAGACGCCACGGCAGGACAGGCTCCCTGATACCAGCACGGGGCAGGGATAAAG gtttgcGCAGACTAGCCAGTGAAGATCTCATCATAAAACACAG GATGGCTGCTCCAGACTCCCCCTGGATCTCTGGAGGCTGGAGACCTGCCTTCAACCAGAAGTATCAGGACCTATGGGCCCACGATCAGAAACATCCAGGACTCAGAGGCCCCA GCCTCCCGGCCCCCTACAAGGAAGGCAGCCGCGTGGACTCGGCCGTGCCCATTGTGACCGACAGCTGCGGCGTTTACGGCACTTTCTATGTGGACTTGATGGCCAGCGGCCTAAAGACCTTCAACAGCCCTGGTTGTCGCCCCAAGATGCCCCATAGTCTACCTCATCACCAAGGAGCAGAGACCATCCAAATATTCCCCCAGCCTGTTGCTAAGACCCCGCCCCTCAGCAGCCGAGAGGCGCTGCCATGGAAACAGGGCATACGGCCCCAGCCCAAGATGGGCGTGCTCAGGGAGACGTGGGAGAAAAGCCATAGCAAGCAAG AGCTGCATGCAGTGAACAGCGTGCCCATAGTGCCAACCAGGAACCGGGCTTGTCCATCCGCACTCTACAAACAGAGACTCAGTCACGTACCATCAGGCCGGCTCG AGTGCGATCAAGTCACCGGCTGCCCTCGCCTGCTGCATTACTCTGCATCGTTACACCTAGTGGacatgctgccccccccaccaccaatgCCCATGGACGACACCGTGGACACATACAGCGTCACCTCAGATGAAGg CTCCAGTTGGTCTACAAAGCTCACAGGGGACATGGGCTCTCTCCAGTCAGTGTCTGTCGCGTCAGGTCACCGTTGGCAACCACAAGCCACCGACCACAGCTGCCCCTCCTGCACTCACTGCTCTTCTACGTCGTACTCCACGTCAGGGGACGGAGAAAGGGGGGGCACGCTGACGCCAAAGGATGCCGCCCAGTATCTGGAGCTTTGCCCGAGACCTGAGAGATGCAG CAGCGCGCTGCCTGAGCAGCACCCCTCCCCGCCCCACTCCTTCTCCCCCACCCTGGGCTACACGTGTGGCCCAGTACGCTCTGCTCGGGCGGATGGTGACTCTGCCATCGCTGAGTGCGAGTACCTGCCAATCGGCCTGAGACACGCCCGCCTCCGGAGCACACCCTCCTCCTGCTACAGCGAATGGGACAGCTCGGCGTGGCACACCTGGAGCTCCGTCACAGACAGCAACATGGCCAGCGCTCGCACCAGCCTCATCAGCTCCGCGGACAGCTGCTACACCGACGACAGCGCACACCTAGCACGCCTGCTGGCCGCAGCGGCGGAGACCATGAGTGCAGCCTCTCTGTCAG ACTTCTCTCCGCCTGCCTCCCCCCTCAGCGCCCTGTATCCGGCCTTCTTTGGGGAGGGCACGCAGCTGGGCGAGCTGGATCCGTGTCCTGCGTGGGACTGGAGCTCGGCCTGGGTGGAGGCGATGGAGGCTCGGTGCAGGGCCCACCGTCCTGGCAGCAACAGCAGACCCTTCGACGCTAAGGGGACGAGACAAGCGTTTCACACAACTTATTTAGATCAAGGAGATTCATTTCCCAGTCAAGAATAG